A region from the Hippopotamus amphibius kiboko isolate mHipAmp2 chromosome 15, mHipAmp2.hap2, whole genome shotgun sequence genome encodes:
- the LOC130837105 gene encoding olfactory receptor 2T11, translating into MSMSNKTSSSDFILLGLLVNSKATGVVFAVILAIFVVAVTANLVMIVLIQVDSRLHTPMYFLISHLSIMDTIFICTTVPKLLVDMVSKEKMISFVACGIQIFLYVTMLGSEFFLLGLMAYDRYVAVCNPLRYPVLMNHRVCLFLAAGAWFGGSLDGFLLTPMTMNVPYCGSRTINHFFCEIPAVLRLACADTSMYETLMYICCVLMLLIPVFIISSSYSLILLTVYHMHSAEGRKKAFTTCSSHLTIVSIFYGAAFYTYVLPQSFHTPEQDKVVSASYTIVTPMLNPLIYSLRNKDVMGAFKKIFAQCLSIQKVSTSDA; encoded by the coding sequence ATGTCAATGAGTAATAAAACTTCATCCTCTGACTTTATCCTCCTGGGGCTTTTGGTAAACAGTAAAGCTACAGGGGTCGTCTTTGcagttattttggctatttttgtGGTGGCTGTAACTGCAAATTTGGTCATGATAGTCTTGATTCAGGTGGACTCccgcctccacacccccatgtactttctGATCAGCCACCTGTCCATCATGGATACCATTTTCATTTGTACCACTGTCCCAAAGCTCCTGGTTGACATGGTTTCTAAGGAGAAGATGATTTCCTTTGTGGCCTGTGGCATCCAGATCTTCCTCTATGTGACCATGCTTGGCTCAGAGTTCTTCCTATTGGGcctcatggcctatgaccgctatgtggctgTCTGCAACCCTCTTAGGTACCCAGTCTTGATGAACCACAGAGTATGTCTGTTTCTGGCTGCTGGTGCCTGGTTTGGAGGATCTCTGGATGGGTTTCTGCTCACCCCTATGACCATGAATGTCCCCTACTGTGGCTCCCGCACTATCAACCATTTCTTCTGTGAGATCCCTGCAGTTCTCAGATTGGCCTGTGCTGACACATCCATGTATGAAACCTTGATGTACATCTGCTGTGTGCTTATGTTGCTCATCCCTGTCTTTATTATCTCATCCTCCTACTCCCTCATCTTGTTAACTGTCTACCACATGCACTCTGCTGAGGGCCGTAAAAAGGCCTTTACCACTTGTTCTTCCCACTTGACCATAGTCAGCATTTTCTATGGGGCTGCTTTCTACACGTATGTGCTGCCCCAGTCATTTCACACCCCTGAGCAGGACAAAGTAGTATCAGCCTCCTATACCATTGTCACACCCATGCTTAATCCCCTCATCTACAGTCTCAGAAACAAGGATGTCATGGGGGcctttaaaaagatatttgcacagtGCTTATCTATACAGAAAGTATCTACAAGTGATGCTTAG